Sequence from the Symbiopectobacterium purcellii genome:
CAGCGTCATACCGAGATTGATTATATTACCGGCTATCTGCTGCAACGGGCCCGTGCCCACGGGCTAACGCTGCCGGAAAACAGCCGTTTATTTGAAATGATTAAGCTAAAGGAAAGCGAATATGACCGCATCGGTACTCCTCTGTCTGGCTCCTGGTAGCGAAGAAACCGAGGCCATCACCACGTTCGACCTGCTGGTACGCGCCGGTATTGCTGTTACGGTAGCCAGCGTCGCCAGCGACGGCGCAACAACAGTAACCTGCTCGCGTGGCGCTAGATTGGTGGCGGATGCACCGCTGGTTTCTGTTGCAGATAACCCGTTTGATGCCATCGTGTTACCGGGCGGAGTCAAAGGAGCTGAGTGCTTTCGCGACAGCCCGTTACTGGTGGAATGTATTCGCCAAAAACATCAGGAAGGGAAAATCGTGGCCGCTATCTGTGCCGTGCCTGCACTGGTGTTGGAACACCACCAGCTGTTTCCCGTCGGCAATATGACGGGATACCCCACGCTAAAAGAGAAAATCGCGCCAGAAAAATGGATGGATAAGCGCGTAGTGTTCGATCCACGCGTTAATCTGCTGACCAGCCAGGGCCCCGGCACCAGCATGGATTTCGCCTTGAAGCTGATTGATTTACTGTCCGGGCGTGCCAAAGCGGCAGAGGTGGCAGCGCAATTGGTGCTGCCACCGGGCATTTATGATTACCGGGAGTGATGCCATGGCACAATGGTTATTGGCGTTGATGACCTAAAGAGAGTTTGCCATAACGCCATCACAAAGGTAATTACACTTGTCATTGCATACTATCCTATTAAACGGAGACATCATGGGACACTTGAACATTCGCATTGATGATGAGCTTAAAGCGCGCTCCTTTAGTGTCTTGGAGAAACTGGGGATGACGCCTTCTGAACTACTGCGTCAAACGCTGGAATATGTTGCCACCAATGAACGGTTGCCCTTTCGCCAAGTGCTGTTAAGCGATGAGGATGCAGCACTCATTGAGGTTGCTCGCCAACGGCTGAAAAATCCTAAGCCCGTGAGAGTGACGCTCGATGACCTTTAGAAAGGAAACAAATGGGTAGATAACGTCATTTAAAAAGGAATTTTGATGACTTATTCTTTGGATTTTGATGCTAATGCACTCAAAAAATGGCGCAAGCTAGGTTCAACCGTCAGAGAGCAATTTAAAAAGAAACTGGCTGAGATTCTTCAGAATCCACACGTAGCATAAAACAGATTAAGAGAACTGCCGAACGATTATAAAATAAAACTACGCCGTTCAGGCTACAGAATGATTTATCAGGTCAAAGACGATGTTGTCACGGTCTATATGGTCGCGATCGGAAAGCGGGAACGTTCTGCCGCCTATCGCGATGCAGCAAAACGGTTGTAATAAAGCCAATGAGTCATTCATCCTCCGCACACGCGGAGAATGATGCACAGAGGTTAAGGGCGGTATACCTTCACGTTAGTGAACCCCTGCTCACGCAGATACAGCGCCTGCAAACGGCTCATCACACCGCGTTCACAGTACAGCAGGTAAGTCTTGTCCTGATCGAGATCGCCGAACTGGGTGCTGAGCTTGTAGAACGGCAGCGATTTAATTTCGACACCTGCCAGCGCAAGCGGACGATCGTCTTGCTCATCCACAGAGCGAATATCCAGCAAAATATCGTCGGCAGACAGCGATGCCACGGTTTCGACTTCCGTGACCTCTTGTGAAGTCTGGGTGGCAATATCACGGATATCAATATTGCGCGCTTCAAAGACCACCCGGTCCAGAATCTCAAAGTCGAACTTACCTTCTTCCTCTTCGATTTTGGATTTGACGGCTTTTACTGTTGGGCTTTTGGAAATTACCCCGCAATACTCAGGCATGGTTTTGGCAAAATCTTCCGTGCCTAAATGACGCGCCAGCTTGATGATGTGTTCTTTGTCGTGCGAAATCAGCGGACGCAGAATCAGTGTATCCGAGGCATTATCGATGAGACGCAGGTTGGTCAACGTTTGGCTTGAAACCTGCCCTAACGCTTCCCCGGTTACCAACGCCTGAACGCCATAACGCTCCGCAATACGCGAAGCGGCACGCACCATCATGCGTTTAAGCACCACGCCCATCTGGCCGTCATCCACTTTTTCCAGGATCTCGCCTACCACGGGTTCAAAATCGATAGCAACAAAGCGCACGCGATGCGAACTGCCAAAGCGTTTCCACAAATAGTGGGCGACCTGTTTAACACCAATTTCATGTGCAGCACCGCCCAGATTGAAAAAGCAGTAGTGCACGCGACAGCCGCGGCGGATGAGCATATAGCTGGACACACCCGAATCGAACCCGCCGGAAATCAGCGACAGCACATCTTCTTGCGTACCGATCGGGAAACCACCGATGCCTTCATAACGCCCTTTGATCAGCAGCAAACGATCCTGTTCTATCTCCAGATGAACCGTAACCTGCGGCGTGGTGAGATTCACGCGCGCACTGTCGATGTGCTGATTAAGTCCACCGCCCACATAACGCTCGACATCCTGTGAAGAGAAGTCGTGCTTACCGCGCCGTTTCACGCGCACACAGAAGCTTTTCCCTTCCAGTTGCGGACGATACAGGGCCAGCGTTTGTTCAAAAATGTCGTGCACGTCGGTGTAAGCGTGGTCTTCAACATCCAGAATATGATGAATGCCGGGAATACGGGTTAACGCATCGCGAATCTCTTCGCGTTGGCTTTCCTCTTTGGCGCGGACTTCGATATGATCCCAATGACGGACGACGGCCAGTTGGTCGTCATACTGCTTAAGCACGTTACGAATGTTACCGGTAAGTATCTTAATAAAGCGCAACCGCACAGATTGACTCTTGATGGTGATTTCCGGGAACAATTTAATGATAAACTTCATGATGGCTGTCGTTACTTGGTCAAATGGGCGTAAGTGTTAACCCGAGTGCTACATTCACGTTATTGGTAAACTCGTTCCATGGGGTGATTTTACCAATAGCATCCAGGGCGCGGAGTATATCATCTTCTCGCACGCTGCGCGCAGGAAGGATGTGCTTATCTGTGCGATGGACCAGTAGCGAACAGTAACGATTAACGACACTAAAAGAACAGCATCACTTAGCGATCAGGATGTAAAATAGAGTCATGCCTGCAAAAAAAACGTCGCCTCACGCAGAGGCAAACAGCGAAACGCTGAATACCGCTGACTCAGCGCTGAGTTTTGAGGATGCGCTGCAACAGCTGGAACAGATTGTCACCCGCCTTGAATCGGGCGATTTGCCATTGGAAGCCGCGCTGAGCGCCTTCGAAAATGGCATTCAGTTGGCACGTCAGGGACAGTTGCAGTTGCAACAGGCAGAGCAACGCGTGCAGATCCTGCTCAGCGACGAGCCTGATGCCACGCTGTCCCCTTTCACTCAGGGCACGACAACCCCGAACAGTAAGCCGCTATGACGGAATTCGCTGAGCAATTAAGCGTCCATGCCGATCGCGTTAATCAGGCATTGAACCGTTTTATCACCGACTTGCCGTTTCAGGGCAGTCCGCTGGTGGATGCCATGGCCTACGGCGCGCTGCTGGGAGGCAAACGCCTCCGGCCTTTTTTGGTTTATACCACCGGGCAACTTTTCGGCATTCCGCTGAGCAGCCTGGATGCACCGGCTGCCGCAGTAGAATCTATCCACGCCTATTCGCTGATTCATGACGATTTACCGGCCATGGACGATGATGACCTGCGCCGTGGTCAACCGACCTGCCACATTAAATTTGGCGAAGCCACTGCGGTTCTGGCCGGGGATGCGCTGCAAACGTTAGCCTTCTCCATTCTGGCTGACGGTGCCATGCCGGAAGTCAGCGACCGCGATCGTCTCTCAATGGTCGCAGAACTGGCACAAGCCAGCGGCGTGGCAGGCATGTGTGGTGGACAAGCGCTGGATTTGGCCGCAGAGGGCAAGCAAGTCGATCTCATCGCGCTGGAGCAAATTCATCACCACAAAACCGGCGCATTGATTCGCACGGCAGTCAGGCTTGGCGCGCTCAGCGCTGGCTCTGTGGGTCGGGCGGCACTGCCCCACCTCGATCGCTATGCCAATGCCATCGGTCTGGCCTTTCAGGTACAGGATGACATCCTTGATGTGATTGGCGACAGCGCCACCACCGGCAAGCGACAAGGCGCCGATCAGCAACTGGGCAAAAGTAC
This genomic interval carries:
- the yajL gene encoding protein deglycase YajL; translation: MTASVLLCLAPGSEETEAITTFDLLVRAGIAVTVASVASDGATTVTCSRGARLVADAPLVSVADNPFDAIVLPGGVKGAECFRDSPLLVECIRQKHQEGKIVAAICAVPALVLEHHQLFPVGNMTGYPTLKEKIAPEKWMDKRVVFDPRVNLLTSQGPGTSMDFALKLIDLLSGRAKAAEVAAQLVLPPGIYDYRE
- the xseB gene encoding exodeoxyribonuclease VII small subunit, which produces MPAKKTSPHAEANSETLNTADSALSFEDALQQLEQIVTRLESGDLPLEAALSAFENGIQLARQGQLQLQQAEQRVQILLSDEPDATLSPFTQGTTTPNSKPL
- the thiI gene encoding tRNA uracil 4-sulfurtransferase ThiI, whose product is MKFIIKLFPEITIKSQSVRLRFIKILTGNIRNVLKQYDDQLAVVRHWDHIEVRAKEESQREEIRDALTRIPGIHHILDVEDHAYTDVHDIFEQTLALYRPQLEGKSFCVRVKRRGKHDFSSQDVERYVGGGLNQHIDSARVNLTTPQVTVHLEIEQDRLLLIKGRYEGIGGFPIGTQEDVLSLISGGFDSGVSSYMLIRRGCRVHYCFFNLGGAAHEIGVKQVAHYLWKRFGSSHRVRFVAIDFEPVVGEILEKVDDGQMGVVLKRMMVRAASRIAERYGVQALVTGEALGQVSSQTLTNLRLIDNASDTLILRPLISHDKEHIIKLARHLGTEDFAKTMPEYCGVISKSPTVKAVKSKIEEEEGKFDFEILDRVVFEARNIDIRDIATQTSQEVTEVETVASLSADDILLDIRSVDEQDDRPLALAGVEIKSLPFYKLSTQFGDLDQDKTYLLYCERGVMSRLQALYLREQGFTNVKVYRP
- a CDS encoding type II toxin-antitoxin system RelB/DinJ family antitoxin produces the protein MGHLNIRIDDELKARSFSVLEKLGMTPSELLRQTLEYVATNERLPFRQVLLSDEDAALIEVARQRLKNPKPVRVTLDDL
- the ispA gene encoding (2E,6E)-farnesyl diphosphate synthase, which codes for MTEFAEQLSVHADRVNQALNRFITDLPFQGSPLVDAMAYGALLGGKRLRPFLVYTTGQLFGIPLSSLDAPAAAVESIHAYSLIHDDLPAMDDDDLRRGQPTCHIKFGEATAVLAGDALQTLAFSILADGAMPEVSDRDRLSMVAELAQASGVAGMCGGQALDLAAEGKQVDLIALEQIHHHKTGALIRTAVRLGALSAGSVGRAALPHLDRYANAIGLAFQVQDDILDVIGDSATTGKRQGADQQLGKSTYPGLLGLDSARAKASDLYQESLAALDELQAASATPLDTTVLRALANYIVERDK